GATGCTCATATGAGCCTCTCCTAGGGGCTAGACGTTCGAGCATGTCTTCGAGGTCTCTGAGCAGGTCAGGCGTATACTCGTTTAGCGTTATGATGGCCGTCGCGTGGGGTGCGAATACGTGGGCTAAGCCGTTCCGGATACCCGACTTCCTCACGGCCTCCGCGACCCTACCTGTGAGGTCTACGAAATCCACCTCTCCACGAGTGTTGAACCTTATGGTCTCCGTATAGACTTTAAACCCTCCACCGGTCATGGTGCCACCTCCTAATAGGGATTAGCCGCCCCTCTAATATGTGTATCCCAGCCTGATGGAAAGGCTTAAACATAGAACCCCCTCTAAGATTTCCACGGTGTTTCGAGATGCCCTTGAAGTTTGGAGCGGTCCTAGATAGAAGAAGTATCACGAAGGAGAACCTTGAGAAGCTTAAAAGCCTCGGGTTCGACGGTGTGGAGCTTTTCATCGGAGAGCCGTCTGAGCAGAACGTGAAGCCGATAGCTGAAACGGTTAAGCCCCTTCTCGATGCGGGGTTTCAGGTCTCAGATATATTCGCGTCGGGGGTGGACTTGGTCAGGGTTGCTTTAGACGAACTCGAGAGCGTATACGCCCGGTGTCGGCAGGCTTTCAAAGCGGCTAGACTCCTCGAAACATCTATAGTATTGCTACCTGTGTTCAGAACACCACCCGGCGTGGATAGGGCTACCGTTCTAGCCAAGGCTTCTGCGGCGTTGAAAAGGCTCGACGGGTTGGCTTCGGAGTACGGTGTCAGACTCGCCTTAGAGCCGCTGAACAGGTATGAAACCAATATTCTCAAGACGATGTCTGAGACTCTGAGATTCCTAGAGAACCTGGGTTGCGAGAATGTTAAAACGATGGCCGACCTATATCACATGAGCATCGAGGAGGCTTGGATACCCGACGCTCTGAGGCTCATAAGCGGCTACCTAGTCCATATACACGTGTCAGAGAACCACGGCGGGATCCCAGGCACGGGAACGCTACCCTATCCGCAGGTCATGAGAACCCTCAAAGAGGTCGGCTACGACGGGTTCATGTCGATCGAGTTCCATAAAGGATACCCCGACGTTATGGAGGCGTACGGCAGATCCCTAAAATACCTCAAGGCCTTAGCCGACGTAGTCTGAAACCCGATGATAGCTCGGCCGAGTTAAGGCTTCTTCGACTCTAATTTTTCAAAAACAATATTAGACAGGGGTTTAAATAGGGTCTAATTAGGGTTGGCTTGAAGCTTCCTACCGAGTGGGTCGATAAGGCTGAGTTTTTGCTAAGAGATGCTGAGGCTCATATATCTGATGGTGTTTACTGGATGTCCTGCTTCGAGGCTCAGCAGGCCGCTGAATTGTATTTGAAAGCCCTAAACCTGGCTCTGACGGGCCTTCATCCATACACACATGACTTAGTCGAGCTACTGGAATCGCTTAGAGAACTCGGGTTGAATCCTCCGGAAAGCCTGTACGTTTACGCCGACGCCTTAACTCCACACTACACGATGTCAAGATACCCGGGTAGGAAGCCTTTAACCTACGATAGGGGCTTAGCCGAGAGGTGTGTGAAGTATGCCAAGAGGATCATCGAGTGGGTTAAGGCGGAGGCTTCTAAGGTCGAGGGCTAGAAAGCTTAGGGATGAACGCAAGGTTCTGCACAAGTACATCGAGGTATTATCTAAGAATTATCCCAGGTCGACGGTCGTGCTGTTCGGCTCGAGGGCGAGGGGGGACGAGCTCCCCTACAGCGACTACGACCTAGCGGTGATCCTCGACAAGGTCGGCGATAGGATATCGCTCGTAGAGACACTCAGGAGGCTGAAGCCGAGAGGACTACCGCTAGACCTCATAGTGATTCAGGTAGATGAGCTGTCAGACCCGTTGACATCGACGATGTTGAGCGGGTGTACGGTTCTCTATGATGGACTCAAGATAAAGAATCGGTTATCCACCTTGTAATCGAGTCTTATCTTATCGCTTACTTTTCGTTCCTCTCCAGAGCTTTCTCTAGAACTGATATCTCCTTATTTAGAGGGGACAGAGTCTCCTTGCTTATTCCGATAAACTCACCTACCCTTCCAGCCGCTTTCAGTATAGCTAATGCGAGGGCAACATGCTCTTCCCTTACGGGTGTAGCCCAGTCCCCCCTAAACTGGTAGTCCCCGGTTACCACCCATCTCATCTCTTTAACACCGAACAGCCCTCCGGTTGCCAGCTGTCTCTCAGCCTTTTCAGAACCTCTCCATTTGTCTAGAACCGGTTTGAGCTCAGATAGATTATACTCCTCAAGCAGATTGCAGAGTGGTTGAAAGATCTTCGACACCGCTTTCACATATTTCTCTACAAGCCTTGTGAAAGCCTCTTCGACCTGTTCCTCGGAAACCTCATC
Above is a genomic segment from Candidatus Bathyarchaeota archaeon containing:
- a CDS encoding YjbQ family protein codes for the protein MTGGGFKVYTETIRFNTRGEVDFVDLTGRVAEAVRKSGIRNGLAHVFAPHATAIITLNEYTPDLLRDLEDMLERLAPRRGSYEHPVNAHSHLRSMLMNPSKTIPVVDGRLVLGTWQSIIFVDVDTHPRSRTVIVQVVGE
- a CDS encoding sugar phosphate isomerase/epimerase, coding for MPLKFGAVLDRRSITKENLEKLKSLGFDGVELFIGEPSEQNVKPIAETVKPLLDAGFQVSDIFASGVDLVRVALDELESVYARCRQAFKAARLLETSIVLLPVFRTPPGVDRATVLAKASAALKRLDGLASEYGVRLALEPLNRYETNILKTMSETLRFLENLGCENVKTMADLYHMSIEEAWIPDALRLISGYLVHIHVSENHGGIPGTGTLPYPQVMRTLKEVGYDGFMSIEFHKGYPDVMEAYGRSLKYLKALADVV
- a CDS encoding HEPN domain-containing protein, translating into MRVGLKLPTEWVDKAEFLLRDAEAHISDGVYWMSCFEAQQAAELYLKALNLALTGLHPYTHDLVELLESLRELGLNPPESLYVYADALTPHYTMSRYPGRKPLTYDRGLAERCVKYAKRIIEWVKAEASKVEG
- a CDS encoding nucleotidyltransferase domain-containing protein, whose protein sequence is MPRGSSSGLRRRLLRSRARKLRDERKVLHKYIEVLSKNYPRSTVVLFGSRARGDELPYSDYDLAVILDKVGDRISLVETLRRLKPRGLPLDLIVIQVDELSDPLTSTMLSGCTVLYDGLKIKNRLSTL